In Thermodesulfobacteriota bacterium, a genomic segment contains:
- the dps gene encoding DNA protection during starvation protein, producing MATKEKKHMKGKVKPGDVTQRVGVEQLEARGVDVKELREKLIDAAGAEFTTYYYYTILRMYLAGHEDYKEICEDARLEDRAHFELITPRIYELGGGLPTDIRAFADRASCADAYLPKNPSPANILEVLLEAERCAIRTWSEVCDLTFGKDPRTYDMASRILQEEVEHEAWFIELLSKERDGVIRPSGHFRRGEPGEAPYSKNRGFYNP from the coding sequence ATGGCAACCAAAGAGAAAAAGCACATGAAAGGAAAGGTTAAACCGGGTGACGTGACCCAGCGTGTTGGGGTCGAACAACTCGAAGCCCGCGGAGTGGACGTCAAGGAATTAAGAGAAAAACTAATCGATGCGGCCGGCGCCGAGTTTACCACATACTATTATTACACCATACTGCGTATGTACCTGGCCGGCCACGAAGACTATAAGGAGATATGCGAGGACGCCCGTCTCGAAGACAGGGCCCATTTTGAGCTTATTACCCCCAGGATTTACGAGCTCGGCGGAGGCTTGCCTACCGATATAAGGGCTTTTGCCGATAGAGCGTCATGTGCTGATGCCTATTTGCCCAAAAATCCTTCTCCCGCAAACATTTTAGAAGTTCTTCTCGAAGCAGAAAGATGCGCCATAAGAACGTGGAGCGAGGTATGTGACCTTACCTTCGGCAAAGACCCGCGTACCTATGATATGGCATCCAGAATCCTCCAGGAAGAAGTCGAGCATGAAGCCTGGTTTATAGAACTGTTAAGCAAAGAAAGAGATGGGGTCATTCGCCCCTCCGGTCATTTCCGACGAGGAGAACCGGGCGAGGCTCCTTACAGCAAGAACCGCGGTTTTTATAATCCATGA